One genomic region from Mesorhizobium terrae encodes:
- a CDS encoding 4Fe-4S dicluster domain-containing protein gives MIELVSAERCIKCDICVAACPDNVFDAVKNGIPVIARQDDCQTCFLCELFCPVDALYVSPLIDAIENRSEADLAANNVLGSYRREMGWRNAKPYGTAADLSYRMFESGAIVP, from the coding sequence ATGATCGAGCTCGTCAGCGCGGAGCGCTGCATCAAATGCGATATCTGTGTCGCGGCTTGTCCCGACAATGTGTTCGACGCCGTCAAGAATGGCATTCCCGTCATCGCCCGCCAGGATGATTGCCAGACCTGTTTCCTCTGCGAACTCTTCTGTCCCGTGGACGCGCTTTACGTATCGCCGCTAATCGATGCGATCGAGAACCGCAGCGAAGCCGACCTCGCGGCAAACAACGTGCTCGGTAGTTATCGGCGCGAGATGGGCTGGCGGAACGCCAAGCCCTACGGCACGGCCGCCGACCTCAGCTACCGGATGTTCGAAAGCGGCGCGATCGTTCCCTGA
- a CDS encoding conjugal transfer protein TraD — MRTRQVERRRRTRHLVELGGLIVKSDIVDVARDDRATILGAFPWMAGKLRSDDDERQNTLGRKGERGFRDGKVGAHRERERGD, encoded by the coding sequence ATGCGCACCCGGCAAGTCGAGCGCCGAAGGCGCACGCGTCATCTAGTTGAACTGGGCGGTCTTATCGTCAAATCCGACATCGTGGACGTTGCCCGTGATGACCGTGCCACCATCCTCGGCGCGTTCCCCTGGATGGCCGGCAAACTCAGAAGCGACGACGACGAGCGCCAAAACACTCTGGGCCGGAAGGGGGAAAGAGGTTTTCGCGACGGAAAAGTCGGTGCGCACCGCGAAAGAGAACGTGGAGATTAA
- a CDS encoding FAD-binding protein, which produces MAQAVLIETAPADVIVVGGGPAGCWAAWNARASGASVILIDKGYVGTSGAMAAGNNTTIDTVRGTAEREFTVNQRINRGLGLVRRPLVESVLDKARTNLDLLAQWGYAFPIDEDGRPYRGMLRGPDCLRFMRQRLIKAGVRVIDHCPAEELLLTRDGAVAGVRARYRNGRGLLEVRSAAVVLATGGCAFLSGAIGTNNLTGDGYLMGAEAGTTLASMEFSGQYGIAPSFSGVTKGIVYFWATFSDADGNEIVLPGDRQSVAKHLLNGPVFAILDKVSPRLQEGFRKGQPNIFVPFDRAGINPFSERFPITLRHEGTVRGTGGIVIDERAATNVPGLFAAGDAAAREGMSGATSGGGGPNASWALATGSWAGEDAAAFARHVGPHQASRPIQSIRARPTVDGRSRKAHIKAVIEQIKGETLPLDRGFFRSEESLSRNATKLETLWRDDAWRRPGDAYDAARIREAEALIATARWVTASALLRRESRGVHRRTDAPTSDPALTTRIVSGGLDTPWAAYDLARDETVRAAS; this is translated from the coding sequence ATGGCGCAAGCCGTCCTTATTGAAACGGCGCCAGCGGACGTTATTGTCGTCGGCGGGGGTCCTGCTGGCTGCTGGGCAGCGTGGAATGCGCGCGCCAGCGGTGCGTCGGTCATCCTCATCGACAAGGGCTACGTTGGCACCAGTGGCGCGATGGCCGCCGGCAACAATACCACCATAGACACGGTCCGCGGCACTGCGGAACGCGAGTTTACGGTCAACCAGCGCATCAATCGCGGTCTCGGCCTGGTTCGCCGCCCCTTGGTCGAGAGTGTCCTGGATAAGGCGCGCACGAATCTCGATCTGCTTGCGCAGTGGGGCTACGCCTTCCCAATCGACGAAGACGGTCGGCCCTATCGCGGCATGCTGCGCGGACCTGATTGCCTGCGCTTCATGCGCCAGCGCCTGATCAAGGCCGGCGTGCGTGTCATCGATCATTGCCCGGCCGAAGAACTTCTTCTGACCCGCGACGGCGCGGTCGCCGGCGTGCGTGCACGGTACCGCAATGGCCGGGGATTGCTGGAAGTCCGCTCTGCCGCGGTTGTTCTGGCGACGGGAGGCTGTGCGTTCCTCAGCGGCGCGATCGGAACCAACAATCTGACTGGCGACGGCTACCTGATGGGAGCCGAGGCCGGCACGACATTGGCCAGCATGGAGTTCTCAGGTCAGTACGGCATCGCGCCGAGTTTCTCCGGCGTCACGAAGGGCATCGTCTATTTCTGGGCGACGTTCTCGGATGCCGACGGTAACGAAATCGTGCTGCCCGGGGATCGCCAGAGCGTAGCGAAGCACCTCTTGAACGGTCCGGTCTTTGCGATCCTGGACAAGGTTTCGCCGCGGTTGCAGGAAGGTTTCCGCAAGGGTCAACCCAACATCTTCGTTCCCTTCGATCGCGCCGGCATCAATCCATTCAGCGAACGTTTCCCCATCACATTACGCCACGAGGGAACGGTGCGCGGTACAGGCGGCATCGTCATCGACGAGCGCGCAGCAACGAATGTGCCCGGTCTCTTCGCGGCGGGCGATGCCGCTGCCCGGGAAGGCATGTCGGGCGCGACAAGCGGGGGCGGCGGCCCGAACGCGTCCTGGGCACTGGCAACCGGTTCCTGGGCCGGCGAGGATGCGGCCGCCTTTGCGCGGCATGTCGGCCCGCATCAGGCGTCGAGACCCATCCAATCCATCCGCGCCCGGCCGACTGTCGACGGCCGGAGCCGCAAGGCGCACATCAAGGCGGTGATCGAACAGATCAAGGGCGAGACACTGCCTCTCGACCGGGGCTTTTTCCGATCGGAAGAGAGCCTGAGCCGGAACGCGACCAAATTGGAGACTCTGTGGAGAGACGATGCCTGGCGTCGACCCGGCGATGCCTATGATGCGGCCCGCATCCGCGAAGCCGAGGCGCTGATCGCCACGGCACGATGGGTGACGGCAAGTGCGTTGCTGCGCCGTGAAAGCCGCGGTGTTCATCGTCGCACGGATGCCCCTACGAGTGATCCGGCACTGACGACGCGCATCGTGAGCGGCGGCCTCGATACGCCCTGGGCCGCCTACGACCTTGCGCGGGACGAGACGGTGAGGGCGGCTTCATGA
- a CDS encoding GAF domain-containing protein — protein sequence MSLRLADLSACFEGVIPSVIASASADGMPNASYLSHVVRVDDEHVALSNQFFAKTAANVRANPKVALVLVDGITGDQFLLDVSFVRSVDVGPLFDKITRQLKASSAQVGMSDVMRLRSADIFRVHQIEAVPSPVETTPSRRNPVSLPALSEAVKAIERQAEAEEIIDSLLCSVQQVFGYDHALVLIRNGHRGSLVTMGSIGYERSGVGSEVAGGEGLIPAAATSGQTIKVSDMSRVRRLSEAVGQEAETSESTTRAVAFPHLSTAMSQIAVPMTDRGTVTGVLFIESEIRLAFREDDEAALEILAGRAASALRASEREATAEPMQVSPRPEPAAPGGQRIRVTCHRVDDSVFIDGAYIVKGVAGALLRLMLDWRRSDGRNEFTNREMRFAVGAQMPEIKDNLETRLLLLRRRLEEKRAPIQIVRIGRGRVRLEAAGTVVLEAI from the coding sequence ATGAGCCTTCGGCTGGCCGATCTTTCAGCTTGCTTTGAAGGGGTCATCCCCTCAGTCATCGCCAGCGCTTCGGCCGATGGGATGCCGAATGCTTCTTATCTCTCGCATGTGGTGCGGGTCGATGACGAACATGTTGCTCTCTCCAACCAGTTCTTCGCCAAGACAGCAGCGAATGTGCGCGCCAATCCGAAGGTTGCGCTGGTCCTTGTCGATGGCATTACCGGAGACCAATTCCTGCTCGATGTCAGCTTCGTGCGCTCCGTCGATGTCGGTCCCCTGTTCGACAAGATTACACGGCAACTCAAGGCGAGCAGCGCCCAGGTAGGCATGTCGGATGTCATGCGGCTTCGGAGCGCCGATATTTTCCGCGTGCACCAGATCGAGGCGGTGCCTTCCCCGGTGGAAACCACGCCAAGCAGGCGCAATCCCGTTAGCCTCCCAGCCCTTTCAGAAGCGGTAAAAGCGATTGAACGGCAGGCTGAGGCGGAAGAAATCATCGACAGCCTGCTCTGCAGCGTCCAGCAGGTCTTTGGGTACGACCATGCGCTCGTCCTGATCCGCAACGGTCACCGGGGCTCTCTGGTTACCATGGGCAGCATAGGTTACGAGCGCTCGGGAGTGGGATCGGAAGTCGCCGGCGGCGAGGGATTGATCCCGGCGGCAGCAACGAGCGGCCAGACGATCAAGGTCAGTGACATGAGCCGCGTGCGCCGGCTAAGCGAAGCCGTAGGTCAGGAGGCGGAGACTTCGGAAAGCACCACTCGCGCGGTTGCCTTCCCACATTTGTCTACGGCGATGAGCCAGATCGCCGTTCCCATGACCGACCGCGGTACGGTGACCGGGGTGCTTTTCATCGAAAGCGAGATTCGGCTGGCTTTTCGCGAGGATGATGAAGCGGCTCTCGAAATCCTTGCAGGACGAGCCGCAAGCGCCCTACGGGCAAGTGAGCGCGAAGCAACCGCTGAACCTATGCAAGTTTCACCTCGGCCCGAACCCGCAGCCCCTGGCGGGCAGAGAATCCGCGTGACCTGCCATCGCGTCGACGACAGTGTGTTCATAGACGGAGCCTACATCGTGAAAGGTGTGGCAGGTGCTTTGCTGCGCCTGATGCTTGATTGGCGCAGGAGCGATGGTCGCAACGAGTTCACCAACCGAGAGATGCGCTTTGCTGTTGGAGCACAGATGCCGGAGATTAAGGACAATCTTGAAACCCGGCTCTTGCTTCTGCGCCGCCGGCTCGAAGAAAAGCGGGCTCCCATACAGATCGTTCGAATCGGAAGAGGCCGTGTTCGGCTAGAAGCCGCAGGAACCGTCGTGCTCGAAGCCATCTGA
- a CDS encoding cupin domain-containing protein, translating into MSEANLLTDDGEAESDELLESRRRLGIKLKLARQTKGLTLKELAKRSQCSESLLSKAENGRALPSLPLIHRLVRVLETNISWLFEEGEPDDSPVFRAGTRPIVTLDDRPGDWAGISFERIIPYKGGHLLQSNIHHIAIGAKSGAAISHEGEETGYILRGQIDLILDGVVYSLKEGDSFCFRSHIPHSYRNTGVEPASILWTCTPPTF; encoded by the coding sequence ATGAGCGAAGCGAACCTTTTGACGGACGATGGCGAAGCCGAGTCGGACGAGCTGCTTGAATCGCGCCGTCGGCTCGGTATCAAGCTGAAGCTGGCGCGTCAGACCAAAGGTCTGACGCTGAAGGAACTGGCAAAGCGCAGCCAATGTTCTGAAAGCCTGCTTTCCAAGGCAGAGAACGGCCGTGCGCTGCCGTCTTTACCGCTCATCCATCGGCTGGTTCGCGTGCTGGAAACCAATATCAGCTGGCTTTTCGAAGAAGGCGAGCCCGACGACTCACCGGTGTTTCGAGCGGGCACACGCCCAATTGTGACCCTAGACGATCGCCCAGGCGATTGGGCGGGCATCTCCTTCGAGCGGATAATACCCTACAAAGGCGGACATCTCCTGCAGAGCAATATCCACCACATCGCCATAGGGGCGAAAAGTGGTGCCGCCATCTCGCATGAGGGCGAGGAAACCGGCTATATCTTGCGCGGCCAAATCGACTTGATCCTCGATGGCGTCGTCTACAGCCTGAAGGAAGGCGACTCCTTCTGTTTCCGCTCGCACATTCCACATTCCTACCGGAACACGGGCGTCGAGCCTGCAAGTATTCTATGGACTTGCACGCCGCCGACTTTCTGA
- a CDS encoding pyridoxamine 5'-phosphate oxidase, with amino-acid sequence MWLDDRLIEYLHRPLMCLIAATDETGRPIAGRGVGLHVLEDRETIEVVFSAWQWPRLESSIRQTGRLAVTFVSPPDYVSFQLKGSAAMREIAAHDLDCAGRFMAATTNVLASLGIPRSNIAPWFTDREARVARLNVREIYIQTPGPQAGMLAGMRSQ; translated from the coding sequence ATGTGGCTGGATGACAGACTGATCGAGTATTTGCATCGCCCGCTGATGTGCCTCATCGCTGCCACCGACGAGACTGGTCGCCCGATAGCGGGTCGCGGCGTCGGCTTGCATGTGCTCGAAGACCGGGAGACAATTGAGGTTGTCTTTTCTGCTTGGCAATGGCCACGGCTGGAGTCCTCCATCCGGCAGACCGGACGGCTCGCCGTCACCTTTGTCAGCCCTCCGGACTATGTCAGCTTCCAGCTCAAGGGCTCCGCCGCCATGCGGGAGATTGCAGCGCACGATCTCGACTGTGCCGGACGTTTCATGGCGGCGACGACGAATGTGCTTGCGTCCCTTGGTATTCCCCGGAGCAATATCGCGCCATGGTTCACGGACCGGGAAGCGCGGGTCGCCCGGCTGAATGTCCGCGAAATCTATATCCAGACACCCGGACCGCAGGCAGGCATGTTGGCCGGCATGAGGTCACAATGA
- a CDS encoding ABC transporter substrate-binding protein gives MQRYLTMLMVAAAALFSVVPVQAEDAPEVIRIGDVGFGFGKPFGVGLLAIADAKGFIADQFKDTKTKVEFTYFTGTGPAINEALSNGQLDFASYGAVPNIIGKSNGLDTVLVASYGGTVIFGAARPDVDIKTVTDLKGKRIAVQKATIIHWALIQALKNAGLSEKDVTIVDLKNADQLAAIAAKSVDAVFGADFLLPLEDKGIARIFYKSSSAGPSGDGFGAFLVTDKFRQAHPEAAQKVVTGFVAAAHWLADDKNRDEAFQIWSRAGTPVATITKSNEGTLLKGKYNPRLDAFFKARYASAIAFNKEQKLTRRDVDLTAWADSSYLDKAISDLKLDGFWAERDATGVTTN, from the coding sequence ATGCAACGATATCTGACAATGCTCATGGTTGCCGCGGCAGCGCTGTTCAGTGTTGTCCCGGTGCAGGCCGAGGACGCTCCGGAGGTCATCCGCATCGGCGATGTCGGCTTCGGCTTCGGCAAACCGTTCGGCGTCGGCCTGCTGGCGATCGCGGATGCCAAGGGGTTCATTGCCGATCAGTTCAAGGACACCAAAACCAAGGTTGAGTTCACCTATTTCACCGGCACCGGACCGGCGATCAACGAAGCTCTTTCCAACGGCCAACTCGACTTCGCCTCTTACGGCGCCGTGCCCAACATCATCGGCAAGTCCAACGGGCTCGATACGGTGCTTGTTGCGTCTTACGGCGGAACAGTCATTTTTGGCGCCGCGCGTCCTGACGTCGACATCAAGACGGTCACAGACCTCAAGGGCAAGCGCATCGCAGTCCAGAAGGCGACGATCATTCACTGGGCACTCATCCAGGCACTCAAGAATGCCGGACTGTCGGAGAAGGACGTGACGATCGTCGATTTGAAGAATGCCGATCAACTCGCCGCGATCGCTGCCAAGAGCGTCGATGCCGTATTCGGCGCCGACTTCCTGCTGCCGCTCGAAGACAAGGGCATCGCCAGGATATTCTACAAATCATCAAGCGCCGGGCCGTCGGGCGACGGCTTTGGTGCCTTCCTCGTCACCGACAAGTTCCGCCAAGCGCATCCCGAGGCTGCGCAGAAGGTCGTCACCGGCTTTGTCGCGGCAGCTCACTGGCTGGCCGACGACAAGAACCGCGACGAGGCATTCCAGATCTGGTCGCGGGCCGGAACGCCAGTTGCGACGATCACCAAATCGAACGAAGGCACCCTGCTCAAGGGCAAGTACAATCCACGCCTCGATGCGTTCTTCAAGGCCCGTTACGCCAGCGCCATTGCCTTCAACAAGGAGCAGAAGCTTACGCGCCGCGACGTCGATCTCACCGCATGGGCCGATTCTTCTTACCTCGACAAGGCCATCTCGGACTTGAAGCTGGATGGTTTCTGGGCCGAGCGTGACGCCACCGGCGTCACGACCAACTAG
- a CDS encoding ABC transporter permease, with product MASVDLKTGVARDFGGPASTAVWLRPLPDRTGRLAARLLVASALPVALGLLWQAAVDGAWVSAQVLPPPAWVLQTFLDLVGGGEIGSALAISFTRIAHGLSIGASLGFLFGLLIGFSRRADAYLGATFRAIATVPSLGWLPILILLLGIDESLKIVILAKACFVPMAISIAEGVRNIPPRLAEVADVLALPRKTRFLKLTLPAIVPFFFTGLRLSTAQAFVSLIVVEMLAGTDGIGYLMVWGRTLFQLDIVIVGMLVVGATGFLLDVLLRRLEAYFADPDLRHG from the coding sequence ATGGCTTCGGTCGATCTGAAAACAGGCGTTGCGCGCGATTTCGGAGGGCCAGCGTCCACAGCCGTCTGGCTGAGGCCGTTGCCCGATCGAACCGGTCGGCTCGCGGCAAGGCTACTCGTTGCGTCCGCGCTGCCGGTCGCCTTGGGACTTCTCTGGCAGGCCGCCGTTGATGGCGCCTGGGTCTCGGCGCAGGTCCTTCCGCCACCCGCCTGGGTACTGCAGACCTTTCTCGACCTTGTCGGCGGGGGTGAAATCGGCTCGGCCCTGGCCATCAGCTTCACCCGTATCGCCCATGGCTTGTCGATCGGGGCGTCGTTGGGATTTCTGTTCGGCCTGCTGATCGGCTTTTCCCGACGTGCCGACGCTTATCTCGGCGCGACTTTTCGCGCGATCGCCACCGTGCCGTCGCTCGGTTGGCTGCCTATCCTGATCCTGCTTCTCGGCATCGATGAATCCCTGAAGATCGTCATTCTCGCCAAGGCATGTTTCGTGCCGATGGCGATCAGCATCGCCGAAGGCGTGCGCAACATTCCGCCGCGTCTGGCAGAGGTGGCGGATGTGTTGGCATTGCCGCGCAAGACCCGCTTCCTGAAGCTTACGCTGCCGGCCATCGTGCCGTTCTTCTTCACCGGCCTGCGTCTGTCGACCGCCCAGGCTTTCGTTTCGCTCATCGTCGTCGAGATGCTCGCGGGAACGGACGGCATCGGTTACCTGATGGTGTGGGGCCGCACGCTGTTCCAGCTCGATATCGTCATTGTCGGCATGCTGGTCGTCGGCGCCACCGGTTTCCTGTTGGACGTCCTCCTGCGTCGGCTTGAAGCATATTTCGCGGATCCGGATCTGCGCCATGGCTGA
- a CDS encoding YadA family autotransporter adhesin has product MSLLTLLTLAPAPAAAQFICDSTTPGGADGASTTSPGSMACGTGAQANGGFSTSVGPNAGLSGSGSRNSAFGVFSGQLVTGNNNTAIGADAGQNINGNSNSAFGDSASQFVVGNYNTGSGSAAGQNVTGSYNSAFGNAAGQRVTGSYNTANGFNAGQNVSGSSNAAYGDSAGQNVTGYFNTASGFNAGQNVSGSSNAAYGDSAGQNVIGSNNTANGKEAGQHVTGDSNTASGAAAGQNVSGASNVAYGDSAGRTVTGSYNTASGAFAGQRVTGGFNTANGYNAGEDVRGSSNVAYGDSAGQSVTGSYNTASGAFAGLGVTGDRNTASGIAAGQTVSGTSNAAYGDGAGRNVTGDRNTASGVAAGLTVNGSSNAAYGDSAGQNVTGDRNIASGIAAGQDVDGSSNSAYGDSAGQHVTGNRNIASGISAGQNVNGSSNSASGYSAGQRVTGNDNLASGTFAGQDVNGASNSAYGDNAGQRVTGNYNAATGILAGTQVTGDKNIASGSIAGQNVTGSRNSAFGNNAGQSVSGSSNTALGDNAGRNVTGSRNIAIGDNAGSSMAADDAISIGSGARASNFSAVAIGSLSEASGANSTAIGPSAHSTHGNATAIGNGAKTTRANQIMVGTGANTYTLAGVSSGESNVAQSGPLRFVTADSAGNLGTSTFDPASVAALDGRVGSLEGRVGSLEGRVGSLDAGLRELRREGRRGVAAAMAMTTAPMPSLPGKTTWAMNYANFRGESAIGGSFAYRLDTTVPIALTAGYSWGGGNNHGIRVGAQGEF; this is encoded by the coding sequence GTGTCGCTGCTTACTCTCCTGACACTGGCGCCCGCGCCCGCCGCGGCACAATTCATCTGCGACAGCACGACTCCCGGCGGCGCCGACGGCGCGAGCACCACTAGCCCGGGCAGCATGGCTTGCGGCACCGGCGCGCAAGCGAACGGTGGATTTTCGACAAGTGTTGGTCCAAACGCCGGTTTAAGTGGGTCCGGCAGCCGCAATTCAGCCTTTGGTGTCTTTTCCGGCCAGCTCGTCACCGGCAACAATAATACTGCTATCGGTGCGGACGCCGGTCAGAACATCAACGGCAATTCGAATTCAGCCTTTGGCGACAGCGCCAGCCAGTTCGTCGTCGGCAACTACAACACCGGCAGCGGTTCGGCCGCTGGCCAGAATGTCACCGGCTCGTACAATTCGGCCTTTGGTAACGCTGCGGGCCAGCGCGTCACCGGCTCGTACAATACCGCCAACGGCTTCAATGCTGGCCAGAATGTCAGCGGCTCCTCGAACGCGGCCTACGGCGACAGCGCGGGCCAGAATGTCACCGGCTATTTCAACACGGCAAGCGGCTTCAATGCTGGCCAGAATGTCAGCGGCTCCTCGAACGCGGCCTACGGCGACAGCGCGGGTCAGAATGTCATCGGCAGCAACAATACGGCTAATGGCAAGGAAGCAGGCCAGCACGTCACCGGCGACAGCAATACGGCCAGCGGCGCCGCCGCAGGCCAGAACGTTAGCGGCGCCTCAAACGTGGCCTATGGCGACAGCGCGGGCCGAACCGTCACCGGCAGTTACAATACGGCCAGCGGCGCGTTCGCGGGCCAGCGCGTCACCGGCGGTTTCAATACGGCCAACGGCTACAACGCGGGCGAGGATGTCAGAGGATCCTCGAACGTCGCCTATGGCGACAGCGCGGGCCAGAGCGTCACCGGCAGTTACAATACGGCCAGCGGCGCGTTCGCGGGCCTCGGCGTCACCGGCGATCGCAACACGGCCAGCGGTATCGCCGCCGGTCAGACTGTTAGCGGAACCTCCAATGCGGCCTATGGCGACGGCGCGGGCCGGAATGTCACCGGCGATCGCAACACGGCCAGCGGCGTTGCCGCTGGCCTGACAGTCAACGGCTCCTCGAACGCCGCCTATGGCGACAGCGCGGGTCAGAACGTCACTGGCGACCGCAATATCGCCAGCGGTATCGCCGCCGGCCAAGACGTCGACGGTTCGTCGAATTCCGCCTATGGCGACAGCGCCGGTCAGCACGTCACCGGCAACCGCAACATCGCCAGCGGCATCTCCGCAGGCCAGAACGTCAACGGTTCGTCGAATTCAGCCTCTGGCTACAGCGCTGGTCAGCGCGTCACTGGCAACGACAATCTCGCCAGCGGCACGTTCGCCGGTCAGGACGTTAACGGCGCATCGAATTCAGCCTATGGCGACAATGCCGGGCAGCGCGTCACCGGCAACTACAATGCCGCCACCGGAATCCTGGCAGGCACGCAGGTCACCGGCGACAAGAACATCGCCAGCGGCTCGATCGCCGGCCAGAATGTCACCGGTTCGCGCAATTCAGCCTTTGGCAACAATGCCGGCCAGAGTGTTTCCGGCTCGTCGAATACCGCCCTCGGCGACAATGCCGGCCGGAATGTCACCGGCTCGCGCAACATCGCGATCGGCGACAACGCGGGATCGAGCATGGCAGCCGATGACGCCATTTCGATCGGTTCCGGCGCGCGCGCCAGCAATTTTAGTGCTGTGGCGATCGGCTCACTCTCGGAAGCGAGCGGCGCGAACTCAACCGCGATCGGGCCTTCGGCCCATTCGACGCATGGCAATGCGACCGCGATCGGCAACGGTGCGAAGACGACACGCGCCAATCAAATCATGGTTGGCACAGGCGCCAACACCTACACGCTTGCAGGTGTTTCATCGGGCGAGAGCAACGTGGCGCAATCGGGGCCGTTGCGCTTCGTGACAGCGGACAGCGCCGGCAATCTCGGAACGTCGACATTCGATCCCGCCTCGGTCGCGGCACTCGACGGACGGGTGGGATCACTGGAAGGCCGTGTCGGTTCGCTGGAGGGCCGCGTCGGCAGCCTCGACGCGGGCTTGCGCGAATTGCGTCGGGAGGGACGCCGTGGCGTCGCCGCCGCAATGGCGATGACGACAGCGCCGATGCCCTCTCTTCCCGGCAAGACAACATGGGCCATGAACTACGCCAACTTCAGGGGAGAAAGCGCGATCGGCGGCTCCTTCGCGTATCGTCTCGACACCACCGTGCCAATAGCGTTGACGGCCGGTTATTCCTGGGGCGGCGGCAACAACCACGGCATACGGGTCGGTGCACAGGGCGAATTCTGA
- a CDS encoding ABC transporter permease, whose product MAEASLPRILAAIPKGAWLPLGLLAAWAIAAGSGVATSPLFVSPLEVLRVPFADPDGREVWASLGASILRIAGGGVTGALLGLILGTLCGLSRVASLGIAPTINTARQIAVFAWIPLFTAWFGNGETTKLVFTALSTFFPIFLATERGIRSTPKALEEVAQALGLPLGKRLLRLYFPAALPTIQVGIRIAVLSAWIGTIGAEYAIGNGRGLGSFIASARDQFRMDIVLVGVFFLAVGGVALNHGCERLFAVLFPWAKE is encoded by the coding sequence ATGGCTGAGGCTTCGCTTCCCCGCATCCTGGCGGCAATCCCGAAAGGAGCCTGGCTCCCCTTGGGTCTGCTTGCTGCCTGGGCGATTGCCGCAGGCAGTGGCGTTGCCACGAGCCCGCTCTTCGTTTCCCCGCTCGAGGTGCTTCGCGTCCCGTTCGCCGATCCCGACGGGCGTGAGGTCTGGGCCTCGCTCGGCGCAAGCATCCTTCGCATCGCTGGCGGCGGTGTGACGGGCGCGCTGCTTGGGCTGATCCTCGGCACGCTATGCGGCCTCTCGCGCGTCGCCTCGCTCGGTATCGCGCCAACCATCAACACGGCCCGCCAGATTGCCGTCTTCGCCTGGATTCCGCTGTTCACAGCCTGGTTCGGAAATGGCGAAACGACGAAGCTGGTGTTTACCGCCCTGTCGACCTTCTTCCCCATATTCCTGGCGACGGAGCGAGGTATACGCTCCACGCCCAAAGCGCTTGAGGAAGTGGCACAGGCACTCGGCCTGCCGTTGGGCAAGCGGCTTTTGCGTTTGTATTTCCCAGCCGCATTGCCGACCATTCAGGTCGGCATCCGGATCGCCGTGCTTTCGGCCTGGATCGGCACGATTGGCGCTGAATACGCGATCGGCAATGGCCGCGGATTGGGCAGTTTCATCGCCAGCGCACGCGACCAGTTTCGCATGGATATCGTTCTGGTCGGTGTCTTCTTCCTCGCCGTGGGCGGCGTGGCGCTCAATCATGGCTGCGAACGGTTGTTTGCCGTCCTGTTTCCTTGGGCAAAGGAGTAG
- a CDS encoding ABC transporter ATP-binding protein, which produces MAANGCLPSCFLGQRSSSVNTPSAALSIGRVGKSFNLNGTHREILRDVSFAVSKGEIVGVLGASGCGKSTLLRLIVGLDKEYSGRIAVSGEETKGPNRNVAMVFQDHRLFPWLTVAGNVGLALEALDLSAREKAGRIRHYVDLVGLSDYIDAYPKQLSGGMAQRAAIARALVSEPNILLMDEPFGALDSLLRLRLQDELLRIWDRNNISIVIVTHDIEEALYLGDRVIILEANPGRIHSVIDVGLDRPRLRDDPHMASLKRQCLELVLEPSARVSS; this is translated from the coding sequence ATGGCTGCGAACGGTTGTTTGCCGTCCTGTTTCCTTGGGCAAAGGAGTAGCTCTGTGAACACCCCTTCTGCCGCCTTGTCGATCGGCCGTGTCGGTAAGTCATTCAATCTCAACGGAACCCACAGGGAAATTCTGCGCGATGTCTCCTTCGCAGTCAGCAAGGGCGAAATCGTCGGCGTGCTTGGCGCGTCCGGCTGCGGCAAGTCCACGCTCCTGCGGTTGATCGTAGGCTTAGACAAAGAATACTCTGGCCGCATCGCCGTATCCGGCGAGGAAACCAAAGGTCCGAACCGCAATGTTGCGATGGTCTTCCAGGACCATCGACTATTTCCGTGGCTGACTGTTGCCGGCAATGTGGGGCTGGCACTCGAGGCGCTCGACCTTTCGGCCAGGGAGAAGGCCGGCCGCATTCGGCATTATGTCGATCTCGTCGGTTTGTCCGACTATATCGACGCCTATCCCAAGCAACTCTCCGGTGGCATGGCGCAGCGCGCCGCCATTGCGCGGGCGCTCGTTTCCGAGCCGAACATCCTGCTTATGGACGAGCCGTTCGGTGCCCTGGACTCGTTATTGCGGTTGCGGTTGCAGGACGAGCTCCTGCGCATCTGGGATCGCAACAACATTTCCATCGTCATCGTAACCCATGATATCGAAGAGGCCCTTTACCTCGGCGATCGCGTGATCATCCTTGAAGCCAATCCCGGTCGAATCCATTCCGTCATCGATGTCGGCCTCGATCGGCCCCGATTGCGGGACGATCCGCACATGGCCAGCCTGAAGCGCCAGTGCCTGGAACTGGTCTTGGAACCATCGGCGCGGGTCAGTTCATGA